One part of the Geothrix edaphica genome encodes these proteins:
- a CDS encoding B12-binding domain-containing radical SAM protein, which translates to MSKVLFVVPPYSSWGVEAIGTWPPLQVAYLAGAVEEAGHEACIFDAMNRDGADFESIRAEVARVRPQVVVAFDYLPVTGAISTAVVPAALRALAIAKEVDPAITTLIGGPFPTFRYQELLHDPSGAVDIVLRGEAEDTLAELLGALPGPLDRVRGIAFLRDDIVMATETRPHIQDLDRLRPAWHLLDWDAYRYRIEPAGRMASILTSRGCMMSCSFCSHRAFWRADWRARRPEAVIEEVRLLVTRYGVESITLIDPYPTSDRARWERLLDLFIAEDFGVRLLMETRAEDIVRDADLLPKYREAGVVHLYIGAEAGSDELLAALNKGNDVNAITHALRLAREHDIVTEASFMIGHPTETWATVERTIEVAIRMDPDIAVFPVLTPMPFTPLYEDLRDRVRVHDYAKYNLATPIIEPYAMTLEEVTIALGRCYMDFYAQKIPRIRALPDGFKRRYLLSACQEMMRAYRRHFSHLGDKMPTLHPH; encoded by the coding sequence GTGAGCAAGGTCCTCTTCGTGGTGCCGCCCTACTCCAGCTGGGGTGTGGAGGCCATCGGCACCTGGCCACCCCTCCAGGTGGCCTACCTGGCGGGCGCCGTGGAGGAAGCGGGGCACGAGGCCTGCATCTTCGACGCCATGAACCGCGATGGTGCGGACTTCGAGAGCATCCGGGCCGAGGTGGCCCGCGTCCGCCCCCAGGTCGTGGTGGCCTTCGACTACCTGCCCGTGACCGGCGCCATCAGCACCGCCGTCGTGCCCGCGGCTCTGAGGGCCCTGGCCATCGCCAAGGAGGTGGATCCCGCCATCACCACCCTCATCGGCGGACCCTTCCCCACCTTCCGCTACCAGGAGTTGCTGCACGATCCCTCCGGCGCCGTGGACATCGTGCTGCGCGGCGAGGCCGAGGACACGCTGGCGGAGCTGCTGGGGGCCCTGCCGGGGCCCCTGGACCGGGTGCGCGGCATCGCCTTCCTGCGCGACGACATCGTGATGGCCACCGAGACGCGGCCCCACATCCAGGACCTGGACCGCCTCCGGCCCGCCTGGCACCTCCTGGACTGGGACGCCTACCGCTACCGCATCGAGCCCGCGGGCCGGATGGCCTCGATCCTCACCTCCCGCGGCTGCATGATGAGCTGCTCCTTCTGCAGCCACCGGGCCTTCTGGCGGGCGGACTGGCGGGCCCGCAGGCCCGAGGCCGTGATCGAGGAGGTGCGCCTCCTGGTGACCCGCTACGGGGTGGAGTCCATCACCCTCATCGATCCCTATCCCACCAGTGACCGGGCCCGCTGGGAGCGCCTGCTGGACCTGTTCATCGCCGAGGACTTCGGTGTGCGCCTGCTCATGGAGACCCGTGCCGAGGACATCGTCCGCGACGCGGACCTGCTGCCCAAGTACCGGGAGGCCGGCGTGGTGCACCTCTACATCGGCGCCGAGGCCGGGTCGGACGAGTTGCTGGCGGCCCTCAACAAGGGCAACGACGTGAACGCCATCACCCACGCCCTGCGCCTGGCCCGCGAGCACGACATCGTCACCGAAGCCTCCTTCATGATCGGGCACCCCACGGAGACCTGGGCCACCGTCGAGCGCACCATCGAGGTGGCCATCCGCATGGACCCCGACATCGCCGTCTTCCCGGTGCTGACGCCCATGCCCTTCACCCCCCTCTACGAGGACCTGAGGGATCGTGTGCGGGTCCACGATTACGCGAAGTACAACCTGGCCACGCCCATCATCGAGCCCTACGCCATGACGCTGGAAGAAGTGACCATCGCGCTGGGCCGCTGCTACATGGACTTCTACGCCCAGAAGATCCCCCGCATCCGGGCCCTCCCCGATGGCTTCAAGCGCCGGTACCTCCTCAGCGCCTGCCAGGAGATGATGCGCGCCTACCGCCGGCACTTCAGCCACCTGGGCGACAAGATGCCCACGCTGCATCCCCACTAG
- the ccsA gene encoding cytochrome c biogenesis protein CcsA has protein sequence MKPFLLETLLHWVAVGFYILATILFVHALLWNHVHRVRWARWLTALGLLPHGAALVIRWIEVGHGPYMAKYEVLSSNAWIAVLMLLIVLWRRPSWAGLALVALPGCILMMGLGLLASPEAKDLPPTLRSIWLIFHIFFTKLAVGAFLLAFAAAVILLRKLKGSTSRFLERFPAAEVLDASMIRFVGFGFVFWSTTIIAGAIWAHQSWGRYWGWDPIETWSLVTWLCFGTLLHLRLFYRLGPRATAWIAIGCFGVSILTAFIFPFLIPSLHSAYFQ, from the coding sequence ATGAAACCGTTCCTGCTCGAGACACTGCTCCACTGGGTGGCGGTGGGCTTCTACATCCTGGCCACGATCCTCTTTGTCCACGCCCTGCTGTGGAACCACGTCCACCGGGTCCGCTGGGCCCGGTGGCTCACGGCCCTGGGCCTGCTGCCCCATGGAGCGGCCCTCGTCATCCGCTGGATCGAGGTGGGTCACGGGCCCTACATGGCGAAGTACGAGGTGCTGTCCTCGAACGCCTGGATCGCCGTGCTCATGCTGCTCATCGTCCTGTGGCGCCGCCCCAGCTGGGCAGGGCTGGCCCTGGTGGCCCTGCCAGGATGCATCCTCATGATGGGCCTGGGCCTGCTCGCCAGCCCCGAAGCGAAGGACCTGCCCCCGACCCTGCGCTCCATCTGGCTCATCTTCCACATCTTCTTCACCAAGCTGGCGGTGGGGGCCTTCCTGCTGGCCTTCGCGGCGGCCGTGATCCTGCTGCGGAAGCTGAAGGGTTCCACCAGCCGCTTCCTGGAGCGGTTTCCCGCCGCGGAAGTACTGGATGCCTCCATGATCCGCTTCGTGGGCTTCGGCTTCGTGTTCTGGTCCACCACGATCATCGCGGGGGCCATCTGGGCCCACCAGTCCTGGGGCCGCTACTGGGGCTGGGATCCCATCGAGACCTGGTCCCTGGTCACCTGGCTCTGCTTCGGCACGCTGCTGCATCTGCGGCTGTTCTACCGCCTGGGCCCCCGGGCCACGGCCTGGATCGCCATCGGCTGCTTCGGGGTGTCCATCCTGACCGCGTTCATCTTCCCGTTCCTGATCCCCTCCCTGCACTCCGCGTACTTCCAATGA
- a CDS encoding cytochrome c biogenesis protein ResB, which produces MVNRGATTPRPAAGWALFGPLKRFLRRPAVIVAEILVITAACILGASLAQAGRSSAAEVARLQQHGTLARTLVQGLALDHVFTSLWFLVALVSATASLSIVVVEQIRRLRAAWGQVPTEAQFRNAPFRREFTRPTSTDAVAATHIRTQGRLALAGSPLFHTGLLCVILAGALQALFGVQAVVDVYEGETLPATVEAWGAQWPGPLGRPFRLDEPLRLLSVASTRYEAGDLMTLRLKLAEAGPGGDQIREMGINEELPVSRGRLYVDAQHGPAALVEWTAPSSAPIGSAVLLEKKETAAFGAYTQGPGTLRARIRVPMPADGRRPDRAEIRILDGASRLAEGVLKPGETLTLPGGGLLKLHGLPYWARLHGNHDAAIGLAYLGFTLALLGAALTYGVVRVDELVAVTPEDDRERVVVALRPHRFAPLFQERFERLVRDHGGEV; this is translated from the coding sequence GTGGTGAACCGTGGCGCCACGACTCCGCGACCCGCGGCGGGATGGGCCCTCTTCGGGCCCCTGAAGCGATTCCTGCGCCGACCGGCCGTCATCGTGGCGGAGATCCTCGTCATCACCGCCGCCTGCATCCTGGGGGCCAGCCTGGCCCAGGCCGGCCGGTCTTCCGCAGCCGAGGTGGCCCGCCTGCAGCAGCACGGCACTCTCGCCAGGACTCTCGTCCAGGGACTGGCCCTGGATCACGTCTTCACGAGCCTGTGGTTCCTGGTGGCGCTCGTCTCCGCCACGGCCTCGCTATCCATCGTGGTGGTCGAGCAGATCCGGCGGCTCCGCGCTGCCTGGGGCCAGGTTCCCACGGAGGCCCAGTTCCGGAACGCGCCCTTCCGGCGCGAGTTCACACGGCCCACGTCCACGGATGCAGTGGCGGCGACGCACATCCGCACCCAGGGGCGCCTGGCCCTGGCAGGTTCGCCCCTGTTCCACACCGGCCTCCTCTGCGTGATCCTCGCCGGCGCCTTGCAGGCCCTGTTCGGCGTCCAGGCCGTGGTGGATGTCTACGAGGGCGAGACGCTCCCCGCCACGGTGGAAGCCTGGGGCGCCCAGTGGCCAGGCCCCCTGGGGCGGCCCTTCCGCCTGGACGAACCCCTGAGGCTGCTGTCGGTGGCAAGCACCCGATATGAAGCCGGCGACCTGATGACCCTCCGGTTGAAGCTGGCCGAAGCGGGGCCCGGCGGTGACCAGATCCGCGAGATGGGCATCAATGAGGAACTGCCCGTCAGCCGGGGCCGCCTCTACGTCGACGCCCAGCATGGGCCCGCGGCGCTGGTGGAATGGACGGCCCCGTCGAGCGCACCCATCGGCTCGGCCGTCCTGCTGGAGAAGAAGGAGACCGCCGCCTTCGGAGCCTACACCCAGGGGCCCGGAACCCTCCGGGCCCGCATCCGGGTGCCCATGCCCGCCGATGGCCGACGCCCGGACCGCGCCGAAATACGGATCCTTGACGGCGCCTCCCGCCTCGCAGAGGGTGTCCTCAAACCCGGGGAGACCTTGACCCTCCCCGGTGGCGGCCTGCTGAAGCTCCACGGCCTGCCCTACTGGGCCCGGCTCCACGGCAACCACGATGCCGCCATCGGGCTGGCCTACCTGGGTTTCACCCTGGCGCTGCTGGGGGCGGCCCTCACCTATGGCGTGGTGCGGGTGGATGAGCTGGTCGCCGTGACCCCCGAAGACGACAGGGAACGGGTGGTGGTGGCGCTCCGCCCCCACCGGTTCGCTCCCCTGTTCCAGGAGCGCTTCGAGCGCCTGGTGCGGGACCATGGAGGTGAGGTGTGA